From the Musa acuminata AAA Group cultivar baxijiao chromosome BXJ3-1, Cavendish_Baxijiao_AAA, whole genome shotgun sequence genome, the window ATGCAAGACAGTAGGTGGAGAGAGCTTATGAGTGATGATAAGCCCTCGTGCGAGGGCTCCGAGTTATGGTTGAACTATAGGTCCAATGAAAAAAGAGGTAAATTAAACTTTTCATACGATCTAAGTGTATTATTTTAGAATTTTATATGGGCACTCTATgagaaattttgaaaaatatagaTTTTTCTAAAAATTCACTCATCctaattttttattcataaattttTAGGATGGAGgagaaatttttaatattttcatgaatcattaatgatattatatatattaacttAAATAAATGATAGATTCTATCATGATCAATTCATAATGACTCCTTAATAGTTTGTTATCTCTAAATCTATATTATAAATAtagtaaatttttgaaaaaactTAAGAAATTCTTGCATAACATCCCAACTTTTAAAAATTCTCATACATCATTCCTTCTTATTTGAAAGATCATTTTACCATTGCTTCCGTCGAATCTATCATTATATTTGCCCTGCACTATCACCCTACGTCTCCTCCCTTTTGCCAAGGACAACTATGGAGTGGGGGGTTGCGAGCGAAGGTGAGCCCCTGGCCGCCTGTACCACTGCACACAGGTTAGCTTATGCACTTAGGGTACACCTTCACCCTAAATAATTTCCCACTGTCTATGAGCTTACCCACCGTCAGCTCATCGCCATTATTCCACCCTTTATTGTTTGTGGCCCCCTCCTTATTTATTTGCAGCTATTGACTTTTCTCGTCTTTACAGGTACCCCTCTCCTTCCTCGCAAGCATGGTCGGATTGACATGGGCAACTCATAAGGTCGAAAGTAGTAGAGGTGACTAGGGTCAACATGGCCAAAGTaaccaagggtaaaatcattatttatgaaaaatattttcatacAAATTTTTGGAAGTTGGGTGCttacgaaaaaaaaaagagagaattcacttttataaatatatatatttataaatatcgaCTAAGTAATGATCAAATTTATTTTCTATTATATTGTAATTGAAACATCAAAAGGCATAAGTAGAATTTAGCTTCTAGCTTATGTAAGTTctaattcttttatttatttggaaTTCCACAAATGTTTTTGGAAAAATTGTGCCTTTAATTTTGTTCTTATTCCAAGGGTAAACTTGAGATTTCAATTCTTTGATGGAATTGAATAGCCATGAAGATGTATAAGTAATGATATACTTAGGTGCATGTATAAAGTGTTAACTAATGTAAGAAATGTAAACATTGTATTCATCCTTACTTAAAGAATCACTATACTCTTATCATTACTTTTTGGTATAATATTAAGGATTACttgtttaataaatgaaaataggTGGATTGACATTATTTTTAATCTGTTCCATTCGGATTGATACTTTCTCCCATCACCATTATTGACATCTAAAGAATTAACCTTAGACAATTTTTTTAATGTAAATGTATGTCTAttcaaataaaaattacatgtaaaaATATCATAATTGTTTATGTTGACTTCTTAGCAATAAAATCAGCTAAGCTCTTTAAAGACACAGAAGTTTTTGGGTAAGAGGTCATCTTTGAAATTGAATCGATAGATAATCAACTATTGCTTTTCACATTTACATATCGAGCATTGTAATAATTCATTTGCTGATAGAAAATGTAACCATTTTCATATTGCCAaaacattctttttcttttttgatacaGCAAAATCAACACACAAAAAAAACACTTCACAATTTCAGTCAAAATTAGCTGTGTGATCATCTCTCATCACAGTCTTGCTTTCTTTGACATCATTTTCCAGTCGATATGCATATTATATGAACAACAATTTCAGAATTGAGAAGCAGATTAAATACCATTCAGAACCAATAGAACTCTTTTGTTTAGCACCATTTTCAAGTTGATTCATTCGTTATATATTTGATGTACTGAAACAGAATGAATACTTTGCCACATTAGATATCTAATACAAAAAAGATTCTGAAGACCTAAAGGCATTAAAACACAAGTAGGCCTCTACAGAGGGCTTTTGACTATATCCAACTCGCTATCTTTCGACTCGGTCTCCACGTGAACCAGACAGGAGAGAAAGGCTTTGGCACTGTTTGCATCTAAAATTTTGTAAGTGCCACCATTATCTTCCAAGAGTTAAATGATAGGCCTCTTGAAGAACACCAAGATAAGCAAAACTGATGTTCATTAACTTCTAACTTCAGGATAACATGACACTGACCTTTCTAGCAAAGTCATCCTCATCGTCAAACTCATCTTCATCAACATGAAATGTGTTCTCTCATATTCTGATTGATTAGCAAAACTGACATGTGTTCAGGATAACATGACACTGACCTTTCTAGCAAAGTCATCCTCATCGTCAAGCTCATCATCATCAACCTGACAGGTTTTCTCAGCATCTTCTGCTTTAAACTTCCCTGCTTCATAACTATTTGCCAGTTCTTCATCTTCCACATTTTCCAAATCCATACCATCTCCAATTTCAACAGCATCAGCTATGGTTGAAGATGGAGCATCATTGGTTTTCTCATCATCTTTAAGGATCAAACCCTCCTCATCAACTGCTCTAAGCTTATCTACTTCATGGTTGCCATTCATAAAAGTTGCTTCCTTTCCAGCTTCTGATGAAGGAACATATTGCAAAATTGTTACTGCTGCAGGCACATAATCCCTGGTAGCAGATTCCCCACCACCTTGATTGTTTTCATATTGACTCAGAGAAATTCCACTGTTTGTGTATGCCGACTCTCTTTTTCTCTTCAAGATGACACTCAGTGGCTTTGGACCTTCAAATGATAGAGAATTTTCTGATTCCTGAAGCACCTCCACTTTTTCAGACAGCATTCTATTCATCTTGGTATTAGGACTGCTACTTCTGATTGACTGTTCATTCGAGTTCCCATTAATCTTTGCACCTTTCAACTCTGCCAGAGATTTTGGACTAGCAAAATCTAGAGAGTTCATGTCATCTCTTCTAGTTGGTTTGTTTCTAATACTTGTACCTTTGCTGAAATCCTCACTAAATTGCTGCCTTATTCTTTCAGGATGTGTTTTCTGATGGTTCATTCGCTCTGTTGGTGACTGTCTGCCACGAGGTCTCCTGCTCCTCTCTTTCTCCAATCGCCCAGGAAATGTTATTCTACCTTGTAGACGAGTGCCTACGGAATTCTCCAGAGGAAATTGCCTTTGATCTCGGGAATGATGACCAGAACCTCTCTCAGCACAGTGATCATCCCTACGGTAGTGCTCACCACGATCATCACGGCTATCCATGGACCTTGAACCATGACACCTTTGTTTAAGTAGCCGATGGCGCAAATCTAAGTCATCCATCTGATCCAGTTTTGTCTCTTTGTCAAGCACTCTTCTTTTGAGCGATGATGGTTTGTCCAAAATTCTGTCAGAAACTTTTGGATCCCAGCTATATGTACCACCTGTTTGTTTGTAGCTGTCATATTTTTCTATGCCATTGCATTGATCCCTTTCAAAGTTGGTCATAGATTGGTAATTGTAATGGTGGTAGTCATAGTCATCTTCAGCTTCCAGGTTCTGTCCTCCATGATTAGATGCCATTCTAAAGTTATCTTCATTGTGAAAGTAATCAGGATCTTTGATGTCATCTTCGACTAGGACATCAAAACCAGGGGAGTATTCACGCAAGAACTCATCAGTATCCTTATTgttctcagtttgcccatctgaaGGCTCCATCTGATGACTCCACGGTTTGCTTAGAGAATAGCCACTGCTAATGGCAACATAATTCTGTGGCAATTTAGGAAGCCCATCATCCAATGAGTAaggtaaaaataatttattttctgaTGAATCACCATCAGGTTTCTCAGCTTTGGTGACAAGTTTTGCTTTAGGTGGCATTTCAACTGGCATCTCAATGGCCATCTTTTGTTTATCAACACTGAATTCAGTGACATTCTGTTGCATGGTGATGTTCTGCTGTGTATCCTCAATGATTTGTGGTGGTTCAACGAGACAAGTAGAAGCCTTTGCAACCTTCTGTGAAGCATAACTGCTAACTGCATATGTCCCATGCGTGTAGGGACACCTTTCACCTTTCAAACACTGCCCCCGTTGAAAATAGTAGCAGGGAGCACTCTTCTTACTGGCATTATTAGGTGGAGCACGTGCATCTGGGATTTGTGTTGACACTGCAGTTGGAGGAGGTTGAAGAGGTCCTGAGGTAGGCATCGGTTTCGCGAACCAGGAATCAAGTGGCTGAATAACACAGCAATAAGTTCCATGTGAATATGCTAGTGATTAAAAAGAAGGGGAAGATCACAGACTACAGGCAAACAATTGATTCACATTTTTTATTCATGTAATGTGCACTCTCATAAGGATAATAAGAGGGAAAATTGATATAGACATTTTTTATTAAGGAGATCTATAGATGCCGTAGTTTAGAAAAAATGAAATagtttcattttaaaaaaatgaagagAGATAGAGGGagacaaaagaaaattttgatagaaACTAAATAAAGAATGTGCACTTTGAAACAAGGTTAGCACAAAACTCGACAATTCTGATACAAGTGCCAAAATTGAGTGCGCAGTTCCTGTTTAGAGAGTTACACTATTTCCTTAAATCTCATCAATCTCATAAACCTGAACAGTATAAATCTGTAAGGTAATAAATTATATTCTAAAAGGTTCCTTATTCTAATGGCAAGGATAAAGAGGCTCAATGGGCATCCCTGATGCAAGTAACAAGTTATTGGGACTTGGGAGACACCACAGCCATAGGCATCTAGCATTCTAGCAGGCCCTGACTGATTTACATGGCCAAAATGGAAATTAAAAAAGCATAGTCCTAAAAGCAAAAGTTCAGTCCGTAAAAGGAAGCAATCATTTCTACACTAACATGATACGAAGTGTCTGTTGATAGCATGTTTAATTAAATCATACACCTGTTGATAGCATGTTTAATTAACTCATACACAATATATACTAAATGAACAAGAAACTGTAGAATTGACTTACCGGATGGCGGAATGAACATTTGGGATTGAGGCAGTTACCATTTAACCAATACCAGCAATCCCTGGGGTTAATTCTGGCACCCTCACTATGACGATACTCACATTCACTCCCCTGAATGATGGAAAACTGTTACATTTTAGTTtgaaatatgattataaaaattatacatctataaaattatgaaaaaaagatGTCAATCCCAGTATTCTGTGCATATACATTTCCGCTTACAGAAAAATCAGCAACAAAAACAATCAACAAATTTATGTCAAGGAAAAGAGAAATATAAGGGGTTTTTTGTAGAGCAACTATAGAGATAGAGAATCCACAGGTCAAGATATCAGACCATATACAATAGggttaaaatatttactaaggtAGAATGAGTTCAATATATGTGTGATATAAACATAATTGTTAGTCAATGCATGGATCACATTTAGGGGCGGATTTTTTTATAGAGCAACTATAGAGATGGAGAATCcacaggtcaagatatcaaaccaTATACATTAGGGTTAAAATATTTACCAAGGTAGAATGAGTTCAATGTATATGTGATATAAACATAATTGTTAGTCAATGCAAGGATCACATTTAGGGCGGATTTTTTTATAGAGCAACTATAGAGACAGAGAATCCACAGGTCAAGATATCAGACCATATACATTAGggttaaaatatttactaaggtAGAATGGGTTCAATATATATGTGATATAAACATAATTGTTAATCAATGCAAGGATCACATTTAGGGCTCCGCCGAGAAGTTATGTTGAGCTACTAGCAACAAGATTAAAGATGAATATTTTAATGCAAATAAAAACCTAAGAAACTTCTGTACTTCACAAGAGCACACAACCAAAAAATCCTTCTTGAAACTTTTGATTACTGATCACACCCTTCATGACCCAAATCTGAACCACCAACTGCAGTGAGATTTATAAAACAAAAGCTTCATCTTTTTGTCTGCTTGGCCTGGAATCATTTATTCATATTTCCTAAAATTTGGGGATTAATACTTAGTGCACTTCATAAGGCAAGCAATTACACATCAAACTATAGCTACCAAGGGACCCTTCCAATTCACCCATCAAAATTCAAAGCTTGCTCATAAGCAACCATTAACAgccaatagaaaaaaaaacattACTACGAAGAACATATGCAGCACAAATTACTTACTTCTCAATGCTATAAAAGTAGTCAATGATTAACACTTTACACGGGTAAGTACAACAAAAAATCTATTTCATCAACACCAACTTCTTTTTTACAAACTCAAATTTTATGCCTTCAATTAAGAGAAGTTTGCTGATGCCGTTACCACCAAACAACCAAACAAGAGACCAATACCATGATCTCAAGCAACCACCAACAGCATAATGTTTCCACAGCACCAAAAAAAACTCTAGGTTTCGACCAAGCGCCGACCAGGGTTTATAGAAAACGCAAAGAAAGACATACATATCAGCCGAAAAGAACGAACACATACAGGCTGAAGCAAAAAGTTTGCAACTTTACCAGCATTTAAGAACTTgaaataatagaagaaacaagaaaagtagGAAATCCACCTTCTTGCAGGTCAATGGTGACGCCAAGAAATAGACGCAGTCGGTGCTTCCTTTCACGGCCTCTTCCTCCGCCGTAGCCGGCCTGATCGATTCACGCCCGCCGTCAGATTGCATCTCCTAACTCCCTAACTACCTCCCGGCAACAAAAACGAGATAACTTCCGGGACAAATTCGAAGCTTAGGGCACAGGGCAGAGATACACGCAGATCTAAGGAACGGATCGGGGCATGAAACGCGACGATCAAGAGGAGAGAATCGAATCAATCAATGGTGAGGAGTCTGTGATTTCAATGCACAGGCGACAAGCTATCAGTCCCAGGGTTTCGGTCGTTCAAGGAAGTACGTCGACAGATATCGCTGCCGTCGCGGGGGAGAAAGGGAGAACTTCACCGTGCTTTCCCTTTTATCCCTCTTCCGCCAAACTGAAGAATGTGATTTGACCGAAAAAGACGTATAGCATGTAGATACCATGGAAAAGCCACTAACGTTGTATGAGAGAGTGGCAGTCAGTAATTAAATAGATATGTGGGGGCTTTTGTGATATGTTTCCTAGTGACCGTCAGATCTAATCGGAATCTGATCTAACGTTACTGTGTAAGAGTATTACTTCGTAATTGACAATGTTTGCGGTTCCCGTGATGTGATCACATCGCTCACGACTTTTAAAGCCGTCTTCACTCTTACCTATACATGTAACGAGTATCTACtgtgataacaataataataaaatagtaaGTTCTAATTATTTGAGTTTAATTAATCTTTTACTTtcattgagatctataaaaaatacatatttatcttaattttttattcatatttttttattaaatttttttttatctttctcatTATAGTACTaacattaattaatttatttatcttgatAATATCATTCAGATATCTTCTCAAAACATGTCCATGCTATCTTAAATAATTTCTTCTTATTTTATTCTTTATCAAAATGATATCTAATTATTTACGAATAAAGATATTtagtttaatatattttttaataactttATGCATCTATTTAAACATTGGCATCTTCTGAACACAAGGtttttgtatattttttttaactacctactcaaattcataaaattttatttatctcataatgtcttataaatttatttatttttttaatttcaaaagaGATATATTCAACCTTTTACTATTAAAAGAGATATATTCAACAATTTCAATGTTATAAATATGATATTTCACAAGACACGAATAACATTTATTCAttagataaataaaaaatgagaTTATATGAATGGCCAATGCAAACCCTATTACCTAAGATTTAAACATCTATATTTTTCATATCATGATCAAGTGAAATCCCAAGGCGTGTGAGTCCAGAAAACTTGACTTATACCAACTGAAATCTATTATGATGGAAGTGCAAAGCGAAATATGTCATATGCTTGTAAGTTAGTAAAACCTAATATATGCCAAGAGATATCTACTACGATATAAGCACCGGGTGAAATGTACTCGAAACATATGAATCGAGAAAATCTAACCCATATCAAGAGAAATCCATCAGAGGCAAAGGTCCAAATGTGCCTCAAGTATGTAAAAAAAAAACCCAACTCTTACCCAACTAATGTTTATCTTTTTAATATCATAAAGGGATAAGTTGGCAATGTACCTATGAGATGAATTAAACATCGCACTATAGAACCTTCTAACAAGAGTCTTAAAGTATGCTTGGGGAGGAGAAACAAATTATGGGAAATATATTAACGACTAATCATCATCTGATACATAATCATCATGTAGAAGCTATTATGGAAGGAAATGGTTTAGGTCACCCTCCACCCGTCTGGTTGCATGGGCAAAAGTCCAACGTAGGTCGTTCGAAACTATCTCCCCCTTATCGGCCACGTGAACAAAACATGAAGAAGGGGATATTAGGGTCGTTACAGATTATCCGCTCTAAGGCCATGTATAAATGCTAATGTCCAGCACTAAGCCATTGAGCTCACTTTCTAATAAAAATTCACAGAGATCTCGGTCACTAACTTGAACCTCAAAATGATCATATCAGAAAAATTTTCATGACATTAGTTTTAATGCAAGTGGCACCTCAGAAACTTAACAAATTATaagaaaaaatttataaagaTGATTGTTAAATGAACAATAGCGATCTATTATagttaaaaaataacatataaaaaaactcatgtttttaagaaaaaaaagttaggatagaagtataaaaataagaataaatcGTTTAATGTGATATGAATATgtattaagaaaatataaaaatattattgttaAAAAAAGTAAGATAATTAGTATATTTCGAGCTCCTTCTTATTATTTACAATTTTCTTACTattcataatttattaaaaaattaataaaataaatattttattattcataatatttcatttttactccttttctttttattttttttttcttcctcgtaGCCTTTGCTCATACACTCTATAAAGCATGAAACATAAGAGCTTCCAAGTTAATATAATtgacttaaaaaataatatcttctggattattataaaatatatataatcttaaaaatattaaattattataataaatatcaaaaatatttttcacccTCTTCTCTTTTATACCATATtatcatcttttttattttatattttaaataattaaaaaaaaagaaggatgagaaaaaagagaagaaaagagattTATAAATAAAGAATTAAAAATTATTAGGATCAAATTATAAATTAAAGACGTATACATTTATTTATAAAAGAATAATTTAGATATTAAAATTCATGCAATTATTTCCCATTCGTAACCTCGTCCCGAGCCGCTGACTCGGTTCCTGAACGATTCTTTGGCTTCGCCTCCGCTCGCGCTTCGCCCGGGCACGCTCTTCCCCCTTCATTCGCCGGGCACGCCTCTCCGGCCGTCCCGATGGCGGATCGCGTGGCGGACCACGCTGGAGCTCTCGTGCGCTGCCTCTCCCTCCACCTCAATCGCAAGGTCACCGGCGTCATCGCCGTCCTCCTCAACCACCAGGTAACGAGTGATACGTGGCAATCCACGCACCCGCCCTTTTCCCCCAAACCCTAACAGGCTTGCCTAAACCCAACCGAATTTCCCGTTGATTTGCTCCTCCAAAATCTAGGGCGCGGGTTCCCTCGGGGCCATCGCCGGCTTCGCGATCGCCGTCTTGTTCGCCTGGAGGTTCCTGAGGCCGTCGCCGGGTCGACGAGCGAGCGATCGGCGGAAGCGCGGGGCTGCTCTGTCCACGAGTCGACTGGCGGGCGGGTTGGAGCCTTCCGGATCGCGAGAGCTCGTGCCCACGGGGCCATCGAACGACACGGTTGCCGTTGAAGCGATTGCTTCTCCAGCTGAGGTAGATCTCTCGGTATCGTATTGAGGAATCGGTTCTGCGGTTCCTAAGCCTGGCTGAGGCTTGCTAAAGTTTGACCTTTGTTTTGATTTGGATATCTTAAGCTATCTCTCGGAAAAACTGTGAAGCAGAGACTTGGTGGATGCGGAAAGGTATGTGATGGGAACAGAAGGGTGAAATCATTCCATTTTTTGTATGGTGGAGTATTTATGTTTCGTTTTGTTGTCTTCCTTTTCATATGCTTGAATGACATGATTGTTAGGAGCATTCTGCATATTCTAAGTATGGCTTGTGATTCGACATTAACTTCTGTTGTTACTCATGATCTCATTGTGTTGTATAAGATTGTCGGCTAGATTTAGTGTTGAAGTTTATGTCAATGCCTTGTAAGCTTATGGTATAACCTGACCAAACCATTTGCAACTCCTTCCCTCGGGCTGGCACCTTGCAGAAATGATATTGAGCTGCTATATGAACTCCATGAACCAACTTTTAAGATAATCAAACATAAATTAACATACATAAAACAGACCCCAACATGACCACTTAGGGTTAGTCCCACACTGAATGTGAGAGGTCAATTGAAATTGGTTTATAGGGTTAAAAGTGGGTCTTGAGTTTAAGCATTTTGGACCAGCGATTCAAGTTCATCAAGTTAATAAGTTAATTATCCCATCTAGACGGCCAGGTAGTAGCACTCAAAAAAGAAGCTAAATCTCAACATAAATCAATTTATCAACATAAACACCTATTATCAAACCTATAGTGGAATAAACAAGACACTAAAAGTTAAACCAAGTGATGTGATGATCCCCCCTGCCAAGTTAAATTAGCCAGAGAGATTgcattttatttttatctattgTATCTTAAATTGTTTGTATTATCTGTTATGGGGCTTTTCTTGTCACACTTATGGACATTTAGTAGCAGTTTTAGTTTCTACATTTAAGCA encodes:
- the LOC135583691 gene encoding zinc finger CCCH domain-containing protein 32-like isoform X2, whose translation is MQSDGGRESIRPATAEEEAVKGSTDCVYFLASPLTCKKGSECEYRHSEGARINPRDCWYWLNGNCLNPKCSFRHPPLDSWFAKPMPTSGPLQPPPTAVSTQIPDARAPPNNASKKSAPCYYFQRGQCLKGERCPYTHGTYAVSSYASQKVAKASTCLVEPPQIIEDTQQNITMQQNVTEFSVDKQKMAIEMPVEMPPKAKLVTKAEKPDGDSSENKLFLPYSLDDGLPKLPQNYVAISSGYSLSKPWSHQMEPSDGQTENNKDTDEFLREYSPGFDVLVEDDIKDPDYFHNEDNFRMASNHGGQNLEAEDDYDYHHYNYQSMTNFERDQCNGIEKYDSYKQTGGTYSWDPKVSDRILDKPSSLKRRVLDKETKLDQMDDLDLRHRLLKQRCHGSRSMDSRDDRGEHYRRDDHCAERGSGHHSRDQRQFPLENSVGTRLQGRITFPGRLEKERSRRPRGRQSPTERMNHQKTHPERIRQQFSEDFSKGTSIRNKPTRRDDMNSLDFASPKSLAELKGAKINGNSNEQSIRSSSPNTKMNRMLSEKVEVLQESENSLSFEGPKPLSVILKRKRESAYTNSGISLSQYENNQGGGESATRDYVPAAVTILQYVPSSEAGKEATFMNGNHEVDKLRAVDEEGLILKDDEKTNDAPSSTIADAVEIGDGMDLENVEDEELANSYEAGKFKAEDAEKTCQVDDDELDDEDDFARKVSVMLS
- the LOC135583691 gene encoding zinc finger CCCH domain-containing protein 32-like isoform X1 produces the protein MQSDGGRESIRPATAEEEAVKGSTDCVYFLASPLTCKKFSIIQGSECEYRHSEGARINPRDCWYWLNGNCLNPKCSFRHPPLDSWFAKPMPTSGPLQPPPTAVSTQIPDARAPPNNASKKSAPCYYFQRGQCLKGERCPYTHGTYAVSSYASQKVAKASTCLVEPPQIIEDTQQNITMQQNVTEFSVDKQKMAIEMPVEMPPKAKLVTKAEKPDGDSSENKLFLPYSLDDGLPKLPQNYVAISSGYSLSKPWSHQMEPSDGQTENNKDTDEFLREYSPGFDVLVEDDIKDPDYFHNEDNFRMASNHGGQNLEAEDDYDYHHYNYQSMTNFERDQCNGIEKYDSYKQTGGTYSWDPKVSDRILDKPSSLKRRVLDKETKLDQMDDLDLRHRLLKQRCHGSRSMDSRDDRGEHYRRDDHCAERGSGHHSRDQRQFPLENSVGTRLQGRITFPGRLEKERSRRPRGRQSPTERMNHQKTHPERIRQQFSEDFSKGTSIRNKPTRRDDMNSLDFASPKSLAELKGAKINGNSNEQSIRSSSPNTKMNRMLSEKVEVLQESENSLSFEGPKPLSVILKRKRESAYTNSGISLSQYENNQGGGESATRDYVPAAVTILQYVPSSEAGKEATFMNGNHEVDKLRAVDEEGLILKDDEKTNDAPSSTIADAVEIGDGMDLENVEDEELANSYEAGKFKAEDAEKTCQVDDDELDDEDDFARKVSVMLS